One Exiguobacterium sp. BMC-KP genomic window, AAGCGAACTCAATCAACTCGTCAAAGATGGGAAGATGACGAAAAAACAAGCAACGGAAATCAAGTCCCGTCTGACAGAGGAATACAAGGATGCGAAGAGCTACGACGATCTTCCGGATCGCGGCGAACACGGCAAGCGCGGTGACCATGGACCAGGCGGTGTCTTCGGTGACTCGACGTCAGCGATTTTAAAAGCACTTGGACTCGATGAGGCGAAATTCGAAGCTGCAGAGCAATCCTTACCTGAATTTGCGGAAGCGAACAAGATTGCTTACGCGGATTTCGAGAAAGCCGTTCTCAACGCTCAAAATGCTGCCGTCGATCAACAAGTCAAAGATGGTAAGCTGACTGAAAAACAAGCGAAACAAATCAAGGAACACATTCAGTCTCGAGCGGATGCTGTCTCAAGCTATGCTGACCTCAAGAAAGGTCCAGCACGTGATGGTCACGGTCCAGGACACGGACATGGTCCGGACAGTGGCATGGGACCAGGCGCACCGGATCAAGGAGCCGATACGGACCCGAACGTCAGTGACACTTCGGTCGATTTAGCGATTTAACATATAAAACGAAGCTCTCGCAGCAGAGCTTCGTTTTTTGTTGTGATTGATCTCTTAATTTTGAAATAAAATTGCACCATTTTCTAACTTTTCATTCGTTTTTTTGAAATAATAGTCTATTGTTTGAAGAATCGTTGCAACGAAGCCGTCCTTCATCCGATAGTAACACTGAAGCGTTACTATGTATGGAGGTGAAGAGATGGCGTTTTTTGAGGCCATGAAAACGATCCGACGTTCTGCTAAGACACCCATTCACATCGGTGGACTAGAAGTGACACGTCTTGAACAATCAGAAGCCTTTTTCCATCATCAAACCGATGCGATTTTTGTATTTGATGCAGCTGGTACGATCATCTATTTCAATGAACATCTACCAGAAATCCTAGGATACTCAGAACACACCTTATACGAGCACTTTTCCGTTTTTAATCCTCCGGATCAGATGGAGGCGGTCTCGCAGTTTTTCCAGCGCGCGTTACAAGGGGAAACCGTCCATTATACGGCGAGGGGACTGCATGCCGACCAACACCTCGTTACGTTAAAAATTACGAATATGCCGATTGAACAAGATGGACATATCATCGGTGTCTACGGCGTCGCACGCGACTTGACACGTGAAAAACAACTCGAAGAAGACGTCTCAACGATTCGCTCTCAATTGGAATTGACAGAACAGGTGCCCGAATTAGTTCTATTTTATTATGACTTACGATCTCATCAAATCGAGTCTTCGCCCTCACTTTTCAAGTTTCTCGGTTTAAGGGAAGACCAGTCATCAATCGAGCAAAAACGATTACTCGAGCGGATCCATCCATGGGATTTTGATCCACTCCGTTTCGAATTCGAACGGATGGCAGCAGGGAAGCAAGATCAGTTTGAACAAGAACTATCTTTATTGACGTCAGATGGTTCTTACCAATTACTTCGTCTGAAAGCTTCACGTCGCGCAGGTCATGCGCATCAGGCGTCCATCGTGTTGTATGACTTGTCAGAAATCGATGCGGCTCGTCAACAATTGAAGATGGAGCGCGCTCAAGCCCGTGAAATTTATGAGGCTGTGAATGCAGCAATCTCACAAATTGACTTGACGACCGGAAGAATCTTATTTCATTCGCAAGGTTTTTTACACATCTACGAAGAATTACCCAAAAATTTGATTTTAAATGATACGTGGTTATTGTCTCGAATTGATCCTCGTGATCACGATGCGATGCGAAAGTTCACGCAACGCTTGTTACAAGGGCATGCGGGCACACTACAGTACCGTCTCCGTTTTCCCGATGGACGGATTAAATGGGTCGAAGATCAACAAATCCCAGTCTTCCAGTCGGACGGATCGATTGCCTATTCCAATAGTGTTTTGCATGACATCACGTTACAAAAAGCATACGAAGAACAGTTACGGCAACTTGCTCTTCGAGACGTCGTGACTGGTCTTCCAAATCGCCAAGCACTGATCGAGACGATTGAATCATGGCAAGCGCTCGATATTCCTTTTTTCGTTCTATCAGTTTCGTTCAACCGTATTACGGAAATCAATAATGCGTTCGGTCACGGCTCCGGCGATCAATGGCTTCAAGCAACAGCAGCCCGCTTAAATGATGTCAAGCCGGACGAGGTCTTTCTTGGTCACCTCGGTGGGGATGAATATGCACTGCTCGTCTCGACCGACTATGAACAAGACGTCACGCCGTGTGCGGAAAGACTACTTACGATCTCGACACAACCGATTTCAATTGAGCCCTATGCCTTGTTCGCCCGGGTGTCAATCGGTATCAGTCGCTATCCTCAAGACAGCACGGACGCCGTTGAGTTATTAAAGCATTCTTATACAGCACTAAGACGCTCGAGACGCGACGATCACAGTGCATTTCATCACTACGCTTCGAATCTCGACATTGACTATTACCGACGCTATCGTTTGGAGCAGGACTTGCATTATGCGATCGAACGCGATCAGTTATTCCTCGAGTACCAACCAAAGGTCGATAGCTGGACGGGTAAGATTGTTGGGATGGAAGCATTGATCCGCTGGCAGCATCCGGAATGGGGACGGATCCCGCCGAACGATTTCATCCCGCTTTCTGAAGAAAGTGCGCTGCATATCGACATTGGGGATTGGGTCCTCGAGACAGCCTGCCGGACAATGAAAGAGTGGTCTAAGACAGGTGCCTCACTTGTACCGATTTCGATCAATGTCTCACCAAAACGGCTGTTGATACCAGGCTTCGACCATCAAATCGAACAGACCTTATCACGGTATGCGCTCGACCCAATCCTACTTGAACTAGAAATCACAGAAGCCGCCCTCATCATGGATGATCCGATGACGAGTCGGACGCTTGAATCAGTCAGTGCCCTCGGTGTTCGAATCGCCTTAGATGATTTCGGAAAAGGCTACTCCTCGATGGTCTATTTGCAACGCTATCCAATTGACGTCATCAAGATTGATCGACAATTCGCGACGCACATTTACGATGACCTAAAAGCACAAGCCATCGTCAAAAGTATCTTATACATGGCAAACGAATTTAATCTGCATGTCGTTGCAGAAGGAATCGAAACGATTCAGCAGCTCGATACGTTCCGGATGCTCGAATGCCCACGCATCCAAGGCTATCTTTTCAGTCGACCTGTTCCGAGTGATGTGATGGAAGGATTTTTAATTCGAGAAATTCTCTATCCCATCGAAGCCTGTGCGCTAGCGAGTGACACCGTTCCACGCTTTTCTGTTCCTGGAAAGATTCGGATGTTGACGCATCATACGGAATCCTTCACCCTCGCTTTTTCTGACTTAGAGGCGCATCAGACAAGTACAAGGGCGTTGTATTTCTCGACTGAGACACCCCTTCCTTCACATGCAGCAACGTGTGAGATTCGCTTGAACGAAGGGCTTCAACTCGTCACCTGTACCGTTACGATCATCGACCAACTTGATGGACAATATGTCGGAGAATATGCAAATGCAACAGAAGCAGAACAGATCATGCGCTTTTTCCAATCGTTACGTTATACCTCTTGACTCGTTCACGAAGACGTTCACAGACGTCTTCGTGCTTTTTTTGTTATAGTAATCTTAAAGTAATTTACTCTAGATGGGAGGAATGGCATGCAGTCTCCACTACGGATGAAACATCATCGTCGTTCGACGAAAGGTCAACTCTTTCGGCGTCTCCTCATGCTAACGATCGGTGCCATCATCTTTGCAATTGGACTGAAAGGATTCTTAGTCCCCAATAATATCATCGATGGTGGAATCG contains:
- a CDS encoding sensor domain-containing protein — its product is MAFFEAMKTIRRSAKTPIHIGGLEVTRLEQSEAFFHHQTDAIFVFDAAGTIIYFNEHLPEILGYSEHTLYEHFSVFNPPDQMEAVSQFFQRALQGETVHYTARGLHADQHLVTLKITNMPIEQDGHIIGVYGVARDLTREKQLEEDVSTIRSQLELTEQVPELVLFYYDLRSHQIESSPSLFKFLGLREDQSSIEQKRLLERIHPWDFDPLRFEFERMAAGKQDQFEQELSLLTSDGSYQLLRLKASRRAGHAHQASIVLYDLSEIDAARQQLKMERAQAREIYEAVNAAISQIDLTTGRILFHSQGFLHIYEELPKNLILNDTWLLSRIDPRDHDAMRKFTQRLLQGHAGTLQYRLRFPDGRIKWVEDQQIPVFQSDGSIAYSNSVLHDITLQKAYEEQLRQLALRDVVTGLPNRQALIETIESWQALDIPFFVLSVSFNRITEINNAFGHGSGDQWLQATAARLNDVKPDEVFLGHLGGDEYALLVSTDYEQDVTPCAERLLTISTQPISIEPYALFARVSIGISRYPQDSTDAVELLKHSYTALRRSRRDDHSAFHHYASNLDIDYYRRYRLEQDLHYAIERDQLFLEYQPKVDSWTGKIVGMEALIRWQHPEWGRIPPNDFIPLSEESALHIDIGDWVLETACRTMKEWSKTGASLVPISINVSPKRLLIPGFDHQIEQTLSRYALDPILLELEITEAALIMDDPMTSRTLESVSALGVRIALDDFGKGYSSMVYLQRYPIDVIKIDRQFATHIYDDLKAQAIVKSILYMANEFNLHVVAEGIETIQQLDTFRMLECPRIQGYLFSRPVPSDVMEGFLIREILYPIEACALASDTVPRFSVPGKIRMLTHHTESFTLAFSDLEAHQTSTRALYFSTETPLPSHAATCEIRLNEGLQLVTCTVTIIDQLDGQYVGEYANATEAEQIMRFFQSLRYTS